The Leishmania panamensis strain MHOM/PA/94/PSC-1 chromosome 32 sequence genome window below encodes:
- a CDS encoding hypothetical protein (TriTrypDB/GeneDB-style sysID: LpmP.32.0580) produces the protein MKITITTKMVGLSVFDSTTEYDTNDQLYAVVDRIKRHHGLTVSNIRLWKSKVEPTTILRDPLQPLSSIFGGEEQNSEHSVQHCIYYDFSPQESKCAILNEK, from the coding sequence ATGAAGATTACGATCACGACAAAGATGGTAGGTTTGTCAGTGTTTGATAGCACGACCGAGTACGACACAAATGATCAACTGTATGCTGTTGTTGATCGAATAAAACGGCACCACGGGTTGACTGTTTCAAATATTCGGCTGTGGAAGTCGAAAGTGGAGCCGACAACAATTCTACGCGATCCTCTGCAACCTCTGTCTAGCATTTTCGGTGGTGAAGAACAAAACAGTGAGCACTCTGTACAACACTGCATATACTACGATTTTAGCCCTCAAGAAAGCAAGTGCGCTATTCTAAATGAAAAGTAA
- a CDS encoding hypothetical protein (TriTrypDB/GeneDB-style sysID: LpmP.32.0600) translates to MGRKAAFDDVCSNEANGWTTCLETNLGSKDLHRKCDVHQQTFDTCVAEWRAKVGSAVQVKGENEGDPPFQCATMSCLIGECLRKYDYNFDRCKPHTQFFKYCVKSFYGRDYIS, encoded by the coding sequence ATGGGCAGAAAAGCAGCGTTTGATGACGTCTGCTCTAACGAGGCGAATGGGTGGACCACCTGCCTAGAGACCAACTTGGGTAGTAAGGATCTTCACAGGAAGTGCGACGTGCATCAGCAAACGTTCGACACATGCGTTGCGGAGTGGCGCGCAAAGGTTGGCAGTGCCGTTCAGGTTAAGGGTGAGAACGAAGGGGATCCGCCTTTCCAGTGTGCTACTATGTCCTGCCTGATTGGCGAGTGCTTGCGCAAGTACGACTACAATTTTGATCGGTGCAAGCCCCACACCCAGTTCTTCAAGTACTGCGTCAAGAGTTTTTACGGCAGGGACTATATTTCGTAA
- a CDS encoding replication termination factor, putative (TriTrypDB/GeneDB-style sysID: LpmP.32.0590) gives MGGDGQALANKRSLLQKSRVYVTTTDLESGQAKEKTSHKSRTVERWSHCAFSLQPLEAPAVFDAAGNVFSKQSVINYLLDRKERSDAAVREKEETFSIKKLADVKEISNKGERDGSFCCPITGYSTLSGVHSFVGFWGCGHVVSASTCSKSDDLKSQVDVECPFCGLQSFYVRLVCNDTEVAEGQQKFLRHYLKRLRKRLRDADAE, from the coding sequence ATGGGTGGCGATGGACAGGCGCTGGCGAACAAGCGTTCGCTGCTTCAGAAGTCAAGAGTGTATGTCACTACAACCGACTTAGAGTCTGGacaagcaaaggagaaaacatCGCATAAGTCACGAACGGTGGAGCGGTGGAGCCactgcgccttctctctgcaACCGCTAGAAGCACCGGCAGTGTTTGACGCAGCTGGTAATGTGTTTTCAAAGCAGAGTGTTATTAACTATCTGCTCGATCGGAAGGAGCGTAGTGATGCCGCAgtgcgagagaaggaagagacgTTTTCTATAAAGAAGCTGGCCGATGTGAAAGAGATTTCGAataaaggagaaagggatGGAAGCTTTTGCTGCCCTATTACAGGTTACTCCACATTGTCAGGGGTGCACTCCTTTGTCGGTTTCTGGGGATGCGGGCACGTTGTGTCTGCCTCGACATGCAGCAAATCGGACGATTTGAAGTCACAGGTCGACGTTGAATGCCCTTTTTGCGGTCTTCAATCGTTTTATGTCCGTCTTGTTTGCAACGATACAGAAGTCGCGGAGGGTCAACAGAAGTTTCTGCGGCATTACTTGAAGAGACTCCGAAAGCGTCTGCGGGATGCTGACGCGGAATAG
- a CDS encoding hypothetical protein (TriTrypDB/GeneDB-style sysID: LpmP.32.0610), translated as MDFHDSASASSPNAENSSFSCSYDELPSPYGCISHSTEDTVFISTNKLLWVNSGAQLIIILVGLIDFFLANLYFFIRRRRNEERLERSRASRQSLRVNEDEHMGDSPSTGFSRSQALHRRLKPISELNGRCCGCGRIADTVLLPCKHAVCCYSCSDHATHCPFCKEACEDRQRLFAV; from the coding sequence ATGGATTTTCATGACAGCGCTAGCGCGTCGTCGCCAAACGCAGAGAATTCGTCTTTTTCCTGCTCATATGACGAGCTGCCGTCGCCGTACGGCTGCATCTCGCATTCGACGGAGGACACTGTCTTCATTAGCACGAACAAGTTGCTCTGGGTGAACTCCGGTGCGCAGCTCATCATAATCCTCGTTGGCCTGATCGATTTCTTCCTCGCCAACTTGTATTTCTTCATtaggcggcggcgcaacgAGGAGCGACTGGAGCGTTCTCGTGCCTCCCGGCAGTCTTTGCGCGTGAACGAGGACGAGCATATGGGTGACTCACCTAGTACGGGCTTCTCCCGAAGTCAAGCGCTGCACCGTCGACTGAAACCTATCTCGGAGCTGAACGGGAggtgctgtggctgcggGAGAATCGCTGacacggtgctgctgccttgcAAGCATGCCGTGTGCTGCTACTCGTGCTCCGACCATGCCACTCACTGCCCCTTCTGCAAGGAAGCCTGCGAAGACCGCCAACGACTCTTTGCGGTGTAG
- a CDS encoding ATP-dependent RNA helicase-like protein, putative (TriTrypDB/GeneDB-style sysID: LpmP.32.0620), protein MDAFRSLTIGAKFSAARNGEAAKLFRNAGKDKGSRGLPDAIGANGGVVVESASDLGCSSLSVPPPSATLNLFGHPTRSLGHANAHLGESGGSDAATAKGTASEDKPLKAMTFKKKRNIWHRNELQVTGMDLPAPIEHFSDLVRPPLSVPRNIVNNLFARQHKVPTPIQMQAIPSLIHHRDVLACAPTGSGKTIAFLTPLFALLRAPDATCGVRALIVTPTAELAQQIEREAFFLTKGQRWRFVQHGQTTKNKDIFIATPGRIALLLEQKLLDLSNVQYLVFDEGDRLWDSRTDFLIVIDKILTACTRTDKVVSLFTATLSEKVEAAARSVMGTDPVRIIVHGRRFASTHVRQRLVFCGNELGKVVAMRNLVREGITPPVLVFVQSVERSKELYEEIRAQGLHMAIMHAKMTVEQREETVLQFRLGKIWVLVTTELLARGIDFKNVGTVINFDFPATVDSYIHRVGRTGRAGKEGTAITFFTEDDKERLPPIAKVMQDSGNAVEDWILNIKVDRSTRRRLERTTPQRTIVSTRKRMLVAQQRVQRQYRRLEEEEAEKKAKKRAAKKGKDRVDCDSDGSNDNDDDV, encoded by the coding sequence ATGGATGCTTTTCGGTCGCTGACGATTGGAGCCAAGTTTAGTGCTGCCCGAAACGGCGAGGCGGCCAAACTGTTCCGCAACGCGGGCAAGGACAAGGGCAGCCGCGGACTTCCTGACGCTATCGGCGCTAATGGGGGGGTTGTCGTTGAGAGCGCATCGGACttgggctgcagcagcctaTCAGTGCCGCCTCCCAGTGCGACACTGAACCTTTTCGGACACCCCACACGAAGTCTAGGTCATGCTAACGCGCACCTCGGTGAATCTGGAGGCTCGGACGCAGCCACTGCGAAGGGTACAGCCTCCGAGGACAAGCCGCTCAAAGCAATGACCTTCAAGAAGAAACGCAACATCTGGCACCGAAACGAGCTGCAGGTGACAGGTATGGACTTGCCGGCGCCGATCGAACACTTCTCCGACCTCGTTCGCCCACCGCTAAGCGTGCCGCGCAATATAGTGAACAACCTCTTCGCCCGCCAGCACAAAGTTCCTACCCCAATCCAGATGCAAGCAATTCCATCCCTCATCCACCACCGCGACGTACTCGCCTGCGCGCCAACCGGCTCCGGCAAGACGATTGCTtttctcacccctctctttgcgCTGCTTAGGGCACCGGATGCAACCTGCGGTGTGCGTGCCCTCATTGTAACACCCACCGCCGAGCTTGCCCAGCAGATCGAGCGCGAGGCATTCTTCTTGACGAAGGGCCAGCGGTGGAGGTTTGTGCAGCATGGCCAGACGACCAAGAACAAGGACATTTTTATTGCCACGCCGGGCCGTATCGCattgctgctggagcagaaGCTGCTGGACCTGAGCAACGTGCAGTATCTCGTTTTTGACGAGGGCGATCGCTTGTGGGACAGCAGGACAGACTTTTTGATTGTGATTGACAAAATTCTCACTGCCTGCACTCGCACCGATAAGGTAGTTAGCCTGTTTACGGCCACGCTGAGCGAGAAGGTGGAGGCAGCTGCTCGCTCTGTCATGGGTACCGACCCGGTGCGCATCATTGTCCATGGTCGACGCTTCGCGAGCACGCACGTGAGGCAGCGATTGGTTTTCTGCGGCAATGAACTCGGCAAAGTCGTAGCGATGCGCAACCTTGTGCGTGAGGGCATCACGCCACCAGTGCTAGTGTTTGTGCAAAGCGTGGAGCGGTCCAAGGAGCTGTACGAGGAGATCCGGGCGCAGGGCTTGCACATGGCCATTATGCACGCCAAGATGACAGTGGAGCAACGCGAAGAGACGGTTCTGCAGTTCCGTCTTGGCAAGATCTGGGTCCTCGTGACGACGGAGCTGCTTGCACGCGGTATTGATTTCAAGAACGTCGGCACAGTCATCAACTTCGACTTTCCAGCAACTGTGGACTCGTACATCCACCGTGTGGGTCGCACGGGCCGCGCCGGGAAGGAAGGGACGGCGATCACTTTCTTTACGGAGGATGACAAGGAGCGACTTCCCCCGATCGCGAAAGTGATGCAGGATTCTGGGAACGCTGTGGAGGACTGGATACTGAACATAAAGGTGGATCGCAgcacccgccgccgcctcgagcGTACAACGCCGCAGCGCACTATTGTCAGCACGCGGAAGCGCATGCTGGTGGCCCAGCAGCGAGTGCAGCGTCAGTACCGCCgcctggaggaggaggaggctgagaaaaaggcaaagaagagagccgCCAAGAAGGGCAAGGACCGCGTTGactgcgacagcgacggcagcaatGACAATGACGATGACGTATAG
- a CDS encoding hypothetical protein (TriTrypDB/GeneDB-style sysID: LpmP.32.0630), whose product MPEVSDVWLLGVVLTGETTFWLCEPTHLKPLAEDWKAINCRWLYPVLENLSEFADVSGFDSTDVVYEVDWVGTSKVLRPATLAWNVRGKRQKIGDSTYVFVPAEEIKQLEEAFKRFVKLEAKMKPPPPRSGTSARSATEAPATVEEKTMLTLDISPSSPVREEEGRGGGPLGAATSLQPALSSTLIAGEATCERVEKAEDDMSASHQVDDEVSTISSSAPHRRAPPRRGVTRRSSFPSHKRHTPHRGTTIYQAPVHRNPTGGHCSSEAFGWTEMYVVHRGSVDYLCPKATGNTFGFRLDRVMHDGFPVFLLFSSSHNNSETIDSSSRGVSVFEKAQLSGEGGEGAVRSSVLVVTRLSSKKRQPYYDTDIGRTTAGSRRRRRFDDDSTSEEDEDDDGFFDDDDKNDSESDETNEEEEERRVGTQGSHRRAGDEAASAAILPAATAAKKLRTKTADTASESAVAPSAARRKAKDDAAAKESLQAVSVNFWTEPQHAVPAPGQLAKEFPFKSGGSDTPHTVVFSNGICVTYTASTAAKHVPPEKKRKTAKQSGTASSSEDIDLSMLNEHILNAFAQVKKDWV is encoded by the coding sequence ATGCCGGAGGTGTCGGATGTGTGGTTGTTGGGGGTGGTGCTCACCGGTGAGACCACATTTTGGCTATGCGAGCCAACCCACCTGAAGCCGCTAGCAGAGGATTGGAAGGCGATCAACTGTCGATGGCTGTACCCCGTATTGGAGAACTTGAGCGAGTTCGCTGACGTGAGCGGCTTTGATAGCACGGATGTTGTGTACGAGGTGGACTGGGTAGGGACGTCGAAGGTGCTGCGACCCGCCACTCTGGCGTGGAACGTGCGAGGAAAGCGGCAGAAAATCGGCGACTCTACGTATGTCTTCGTTCCGGCCGAGGAGATCAAGCAACTCGAGGAGGCATTTAAGCGGTTCGTAAAACTAGAGGCGAAGATgaagccgccaccgccgcgtaGCGGCACGTCTGCACGCTCTGCTACTGAAGCTCCGGCGACTGTGGAGGAGAAGACCATGCTGACTCTCGACATCTCACCATCTTCGccggtgagggaggaggagggcaggggTGGCGGGCCGCTAGGTGCCGCTACCTCACTCCAACCCGCGCTGTCCTCGACCCTCATTGCAGGTGAGGCCACGTGTGAGAGGGTCGAAAAGGCAGAGGACGATATGAGCGCGTCGCACCAGGTAGATGACGAGGTGAGTACCATTTCTTCGTCTGCACCTCATCGCCGAGccccgccgcgccgcggcgTCACACGTCGGTCATCATTTCCTTCTCACAAGCGACATACGCCGCACCGTGGCACTACCATTTACCAGGCCCCAGTGCATAGAAATCCTACCGGTggtcactgcagcagcgaagccTTTGGGTGGACCGAAATGTATGTTGTGCATCGCGGCAGCGTTGACTATCTCTGTCCGAAAGCAACGGGCAACACGTTTGGCTTCCGACTGGACCGTGTGATGCACGATGGGTTCCCAGTGTTTTTACTATTTTCTAGCTCCCATAACAACAGTGAGACCATCGACTCCAGCTCACGCGGCGTGTCGGTGTTTGAAAAGGCGCAACTAAGCGGCgagggaggtgagggggCGGTACGCAGTTCAGTGCTCGTGGTAACGCGTCTCAGCTCCAAGAAGCGTCAGCCTTACTACGACACCGACATTGGTCGCACCACCGCaggaagccgccgccgccgacgcttcgacgacgacagcacctctgaggaggacgaagacgacgacggttTCTTTGACGACGATGACAAGAATGACTCGGAATCTGACGAGACaaatgaggaggaggaggagcgtcGGGTTGGAACACAGGGATCGCATCGGCGAGCTGGAGATGAGGCAGCAAGTGCAGCAATACTTCCAGCTGCTACCGCTGCCAAGAAACTAAGGACAAAGACCGCTGACACCGCCAGCGAgagcgcggtggcgccatcggcggcgaggaggaaggcgaaggatgacgctgccgctAAGGAGTCGCTTCAAGCAGTGAGCGTGAATTTCTGGACGGAACCGCAGCACGCGGTTCCAGCGCCTGGGCAACTGGCAAAGGAGTTCCCCTTCAAGTCGGGGGGCTCTGATACGCCGCATACGGTCGTGTTTAGCAACGGCATCTGTGTCACTTACACGGCATCTACCGCGGCGAAGCACGTGCCCccggagaagaagcgaaagacgGCCAAGCAGAGTGGTacggcctcctcctcagagGATATCGACTTGAGCATGCTCAACGAGCACATCTTGAACGCATTTGCGCAGGTGAAGAAGGACTGGGTGtag